One genomic region from Desulfomonilaceae bacterium encodes:
- a CDS encoding glycosyltransferase family 2 protein, whose translation MLNGKRIIVVLPAYNAEKTLERTVSELDRNVVDEILLVDDSSSDRTVKLAREIGIRSFLHDKNYGYGRNQKTCYSEALKSKADVIVMLHPDYQYSPRLVPAMAAMIVSEEYDVVLGSRILGGKARKSGMPIYKYISNRALTLVENLLIGSKLSEFHTGYRAFSRRVLESLPIHQNSDDFMFDNEMLVQAVYFGFNVGEMSCPTRYFEEASSINFRRSVVYGFGVLWTALRFRLQKLGLCAFRIFDHSSRRPKRDYYEEVS comes from the coding sequence ATGCTCAACGGGAAAAGAATCATTGTAGTGCTTCCAGCTTATAACGCCGAGAAGACCTTAGAGCGCACGGTGTCGGAACTGGACCGAAACGTAGTAGATGAAATACTGCTGGTGGATGATTCCAGCAGCGACCGCACGGTCAAACTGGCCCGCGAAATTGGTATTCGTTCCTTCCTCCACGATAAAAACTACGGCTATGGGAGAAACCAGAAAACATGCTATTCAGAAGCTCTAAAGTCCAAAGCCGACGTAATCGTGATGTTGCATCCGGATTACCAATATTCACCTCGACTTGTTCCGGCAATGGCTGCCATGATTGTGTCCGAAGAGTATGATGTTGTCTTGGGGTCCAGAATCCTGGGCGGGAAAGCCAGAAAATCAGGAATGCCCATTTACAAGTACATTTCAAATCGCGCTCTTACCCTTGTGGAAAACCTCCTAATAGGGTCCAAATTGTCCGAGTTTCACACTGGGTACAGGGCATTTTCCCGAAGAGTCCTGGAAAGCCTGCCAATACATCAGAATTCAGACGATTTCATGTTTGATAATGAAATGTTGGTTCAGGCCGTTTATTTTGGGTTTAATGTCGGAGAGATGTCGTGCCCGACAAGGTATTTTGAAGAGGCGTCTTCAATCAATTTCAGACGATCAGTGGTTTACGGATTCGGTGTATTGTGGACAGCGCTCCGATTCAGGCTGCAAAAGCTCGGGCTATGCGCCTTCCGCATTTTTGACCATTCTTCCCGGCGACCTAAACGTGACTATTACGAAGAAGTCAGTTAG
- a CDS encoding XdhC family aldehyde oxidoreductase maturation factor — MPSIWEIAIRQFQEKKKFVLATILSVQGSSPRQVGAKALILHNGDVVGTIGGGLFEANVRDFAMSALESGVSARLNFAFHGQDANSEQMICGGSVDVLVELIHPEATIKEQIYRKLNSSIKKRVPAFLIKKVDLEPGQTTENQIDWLFVDEMGGTLGHSEGLDLCLKSIPPKRLLKPAQLILPFGAQWPMLIEWVYPRSVAYILGAGHVGACVSHLASFVDFMVVAIDDREEYANQDNLPDAEQVVVTPFEQALSGFSVDQDSYIVIVTRGHAHDKVALSQALKTDAAYVGMIGSRRKIKLIFDSLIEEGFNESDLARVHAPIGLPIGGETPQEIAVSIVAELVQERTRKLSDKV; from the coding sequence ATGCCTTCAATATGGGAAATCGCAATACGGCAATTTCAGGAAAAGAAGAAATTTGTTTTGGCTACCATTCTGTCTGTTCAAGGATCTTCCCCTCGTCAGGTAGGCGCAAAGGCGCTAATCCTACACAATGGAGACGTTGTGGGCACGATTGGGGGAGGCCTGTTTGAAGCGAATGTTCGCGATTTTGCCATGAGCGCCCTGGAGTCTGGGGTTTCCGCTCGATTGAACTTCGCTTTTCACGGTCAGGACGCTAATAGCGAACAAATGATTTGCGGAGGCTCTGTGGATGTACTTGTCGAATTGATCCACCCAGAAGCCACGATCAAAGAACAAATATACAGGAAGCTCAACAGTAGCATTAAAAAACGAGTACCAGCGTTTCTCATCAAGAAAGTTGATCTGGAGCCCGGGCAAACTACCGAAAATCAAATCGACTGGCTTTTTGTTGATGAAATGGGTGGGACACTGGGGCATTCCGAAGGTCTCGATCTGTGCTTGAAATCAATCCCGCCGAAGCGACTACTCAAACCGGCTCAGTTAATCCTGCCATTTGGCGCCCAATGGCCTATGTTAATTGAATGGGTTTATCCAAGAAGTGTCGCATACATTTTAGGCGCCGGCCATGTTGGAGCCTGCGTGAGTCATTTGGCTTCCTTTGTCGACTTTATGGTTGTAGCTATCGATGACCGTGAAGAATACGCTAACCAGGACAACCTGCCTGACGCGGAACAAGTTGTAGTGACTCCATTTGAACAAGCTTTATCGGGTTTCTCTGTAGATCAGGACAGTTATATTGTCATCGTTACAAGGGGACACGCACATGACAAGGTCGCTCTTTCGCAAGCTCTAAAAACCGACGCGGCATATGTGGGGATGATCGGCTCAAGACGCAAGATCAAGCTAATCTTCGATTCTTTAATTGAGGAAGGGTTTAATGAGTCTGACCTGGCCCGGGTTCATGCTCCAATCGGATTGCCGATTGGCGGTGAAACGCCTCAGGAAATAGCGGTGTCAATTGTGGCCGAACTAGTTCAGGAAAGAACGAGGAAGTTAAGCGACAAGGTTTAA
- a CDS encoding DNA methyltransferase codes for MNAPWRNKSSSDPLWMLLRRPPAYTINFNNFKAPVYLEEFWTSKQRRGCSIHEISYRACFKPQLPSFFIRLLTDPGSLVFDPFSGRGTTVIEAGLLGRRVASNDINPLSRILVYPRLCPPERTELSERLSRIEVSYDLESDIDLSMFFQRKTLSEILSLRHYLFERAKRREEDEIDSWIRMVATNRLTGHSRGFFSVYTLPPNQAVSPESQVRINERLNQQPEYKDVKEIIMRKSESLLRNLSSNDRQNLRLACSCAKFTSLEADCVPELEANSVDLTVTSPPFLNVVQYAQDNWLRLWFNHIDQKEVSQKISNIGALSKWRSKMESALRELHRVAKPGSWVAFEVGEVRKNKVKLEETIGPLGVEVGFNCVGIFINSQEFTKTANIWGVNNNQAGTNSNRIVLFQKIR; via the coding sequence GTGAACGCTCCCTGGCGAAACAAATCTTCGTCTGATCCATTATGGATGTTATTGCGACGTCCTCCGGCGTACACCATTAATTTCAACAATTTTAAAGCTCCAGTTTATCTTGAGGAATTCTGGACCTCGAAACAACGTAGAGGGTGCTCTATTCACGAAATCTCGTACAGAGCCTGTTTCAAACCACAACTACCGTCATTCTTTATACGTCTCTTGACCGACCCTGGAAGTCTGGTTTTCGATCCTTTTAGCGGTAGAGGAACTACGGTTATTGAGGCCGGTTTACTTGGGAGACGAGTTGCGTCTAATGACATCAACCCTCTGAGCCGAATCCTGGTCTATCCCAGGCTTTGTCCACCGGAGCGCACTGAACTTTCTGAACGGCTCTCAAGGATCGAAGTGAGTTATGACCTGGAATCGGACATTGATCTTTCCATGTTTTTTCAACGAAAAACATTGTCGGAAATTCTGTCGTTGAGACATTATCTTTTTGAGCGAGCCAAGCGCAGGGAAGAGGATGAAATAGACTCCTGGATCCGCATGGTGGCTACCAACCGGCTGACCGGGCACTCTCGCGGATTTTTCTCTGTTTACACGCTGCCACCAAACCAGGCCGTTTCTCCGGAAAGTCAGGTAAGAATAAATGAACGACTGAATCAACAACCGGAATACAAAGACGTCAAAGAAATAATAATGCGAAAGTCCGAGAGCTTACTAAGGAACCTGTCGTCAAACGACAGACAGAATTTGAGATTAGCATGCTCCTGCGCAAAATTCACGAGTCTTGAAGCTGATTGCGTCCCTGAACTGGAAGCCAATTCTGTGGATCTGACCGTGACTTCCCCACCTTTTCTCAATGTAGTCCAATATGCTCAGGATAACTGGCTTCGGCTATGGTTTAACCACATAGACCAGAAAGAGGTTTCCCAAAAAATCTCAAACATCGGCGCTCTTTCCAAATGGCGGTCCAAGATGGAATCAGCGTTACGAGAACTCCATAGAGTGGCCAAACCGGGTAGCTGGGTAGCTTTCGAAGTTGGAGAAGTCAGGAAAAACAAGGTCAAACTGGAAGAAACGATCGGTCCTCTTGGAGTAGAGGTTGGATTCAACTGCGTCGGGATATTTATCAACTCCCAGGAGTTCACCAAGACCGCTAATATTTGGGGTGTAAATAATAACCAGGCGGGTACAAATTCCAACCGGATAGTTCTGTTCCAGAAGATCAGGTAA
- a CDS encoding DctP family TRAP transporter solute-binding subunit: MKRVTIFVFILAMLLTCHLPEAFPSTPLMAKFGHVGPPPHGQTKGVDAFAEYVLKKTNGAIDIKTFQFGQLGNENSLADQVQSGTLEMATISTAVLSNYVPQIAVTDLPFLFPDKKTAYAVFDDPEVMAKIFGYLPAKGFIGIGWTENGIRDITNSKRNIRKPEDLKGLKIRVMSSPIYIDTFKALGASPADLPFPEIYSALQNGTIDGQENPLMTSILIKAMEVNKFATRTQHIITECIIIVTPDFWNKLNAEQKQIFKDAAKLCIKVNREVNDQLNEKLPQSGLSVDEYCKKNGVSLIDLTSSEREAFKKACEPVYDKYKKIIGQELYDFIQTKVKAHGGNE, from the coding sequence ATGAAAAGAGTCACGATATTTGTTTTCATCCTTGCGATGCTATTAACTTGCCACCTGCCGGAAGCTTTTCCATCAACACCTCTGATGGCCAAATTCGGCCACGTAGGTCCTCCACCTCATGGACAAACAAAGGGCGTAGACGCGTTCGCTGAATATGTCCTAAAAAAAACCAATGGAGCGATTGATATCAAAACTTTCCAGTTCGGACAACTGGGAAACGAAAATTCGCTGGCCGATCAGGTCCAATCAGGAACTCTTGAAATGGCAACGATTTCCACAGCCGTGTTGTCAAATTATGTTCCGCAGATTGCTGTGACAGATCTTCCTTTTCTCTTCCCGGACAAAAAAACGGCTTACGCTGTCTTCGACGATCCGGAAGTCATGGCTAAAATTTTTGGGTATTTACCTGCCAAGGGTTTCATAGGAATTGGATGGACCGAGAACGGAATCCGCGACATCACTAACTCGAAGAGAAACATCAGGAAGCCCGAAGATCTTAAAGGTCTGAAGATTAGAGTAATGAGCAGCCCTATATATATTGACACATTCAAAGCGCTTGGAGCCTCACCGGCGGATTTACCGTTTCCTGAAATCTATTCGGCTCTGCAAAACGGAACCATAGACGGTCAGGAAAACCCTCTTATGACATCCATTCTGATCAAGGCGATGGAAGTCAACAAATTCGCCACTCGGACCCAGCACATTATTACCGAATGCATAATTATCGTAACACCGGATTTCTGGAACAAGCTGAACGCCGAACAAAAGCAGATTTTCAAAGACGCGGCCAAACTATGTATAAAGGTCAACCGTGAAGTGAATGATCAGCTCAATGAAAAATTGCCCCAATCAGGACTTTCTGTTGATGAATACTGCAAGAAAAACGGGGTGTCATTAATCGACTTGACATCCAGCGAGCGAGAGGCTTTCAAGAAAGCATGTGAGCCGGTGTACGATAAGTACAAGAAAATTATAGGGCAGGAGTTGTACGATTTTATTCAGACCAAAGTTAAAGCTCATGGTGGGAACGAATAA
- a CDS encoding TRAP transporter small permease produces the protein MKSADNIIKACLKAFSKTEEWVLVLVLLSLAFLTSAQVICRYALGFSFVWMDEISRYLSVFIAFLGAAIGTKYGTHFSMDFVYERISSDQVRHVLQIIVNLACAAVFVLVAYFGWVQTLKLWRFGVLTAVLKIPKYLCYIPIPFFSVVMVFRFLSLTVKHLHGLIHGRPFQLRGWD, from the coding sequence ATGAAGAGCGCTGACAACATTATAAAGGCGTGCTTGAAAGCCTTCTCCAAAACAGAAGAATGGGTCCTCGTTCTTGTTCTGCTGTCACTCGCGTTCCTGACCTCTGCCCAAGTGATCTGCAGATATGCCTTGGGGTTCAGCTTCGTCTGGATGGACGAAATATCCAGGTACTTGAGCGTGTTCATCGCTTTCCTTGGAGCCGCCATAGGAACCAAGTACGGGACTCATTTTTCCATGGATTTCGTCTATGAAAGGATATCCAGCGATCAGGTTCGGCACGTTCTGCAAATAATAGTGAATCTTGCGTGCGCCGCGGTTTTTGTTCTGGTGGCGTACTTTGGCTGGGTACAAACGCTAAAGCTTTGGCGATTCGGAGTTCTGACCGCAGTGCTAAAAATTCCCAAGTACCTTTGTTACATACCTATTCCATTTTTTTCTGTTGTCATGGTCTTCCGTTTCCTGTCTTTGACTGTAAAACACTTGCATGGTCTGATTCATGGCCGGCCTTTTCAATTGAGGGGTTGGGATTAA